A genomic region of Candidatus Bathyarchaeota archaeon contains the following coding sequences:
- a CDS encoding Hsp20/alpha crystallin family protein — protein sequence VPGVEKEDINLECAEKSLIISVDTQTRKYYKEVELPAEVDPQSAKASYKNGVLEVTLTKKKVKPKGQKIKIE from the coding sequence AGTTCCAGGAGTTGAAAAAGAAGATATAAATTTAGAATGCGCTGAAAAATCTTTAATAATCTCTGTTGATACGCAAACAAGAAAATACTATAAGGAAGTTGAGTTACCTGCTGAAGTTGATCCTCAAAGCGCTAAAGCATCATATAAAAACGGTGTTTTAGAAGTAACTTTAACTAAAAAGAAGGTTAAACCTAAAGGTCAAAAAATAAAAATAGAATAA